TTGCTCCTCTGTTTCATTCTTTTCTGCATGCAGAGAACCATGAGAGTCATTTCACACCTACTGTCTGCAACAAGCTTCTGCTTCTAATTATAGCAATTACAGCAAGATATGATCTTGGACACACTTTATGACATCAAAGTGTGTCCATGGCTGTAAAGTAACAGCAAAAGGGGAAGAGTTACATTTGTAATGCATTCTCTCTTCTGGGGCCATGCTACACTGAttgtgcacgcacgcacacacgtcCAGTGTGAAGAACATGATCAGAAACAATGTTCACATAACTTCAAGGTATTTTGTAGTCATCATATACAGTCGGGTTATGTAACAACCTGTGTTATGTCCAACTATGTATTAAATTATTTCTATTTTGCAATTTCCTGTGTTGTAGTTTCCACTGAATACAAACCGGTGATTGTGGGCTGCTATTTTCTATTTACTTTCCACTAAGCATAAACATAAAGCATATTTACTCAGTCTTtagtaggaaaaaaaacagtttgatcTGGTTCAGTAAGGCCAAGAGCAAAACAactttgaaattaaaacacaTAAGGCTTAAATGCTTCTTTTAAGTCTCTAAAATGCAAAGGCAAGCCAGTAAACCCTCCAGCAGAATAATTTAGTCCCCGCTGGGAAGCATTACACACAAATGTCATTGACTATTTAACATTTATCGGGGCTAGTCTGTAGTGTGTGTATTAGTGTACACAATAAAGCCCAACTAACTGACCTGAACTAACTTTTATTGTGTATGTGGTGTACtgtaaacaaaagaaagaaggacaaaaaaaaactatgaatgTCTATAAACATAATTTTGAGGCAGTCTGTAAAGTAATACAGGCATCCGTGTGATTGAGCACATCCGTTCAGTGTAGGAGACATAAAGTACAGCTTCTATTTGACTGTAACTCATAATTTAAATAGACATATCTGTCTCAGCTATTAGATTATTGAGACAAAAAAGGTCCTATCGGGGCAGTCTTTTGCTGTCAAAGCTGGAACACTAGCTTAGAAATTTTGTTGTACTTTGCAGCTAAGGTTAGTCTTGCAACTGTCCTTTGGCTTGTCagctggaaaaaccaaattctgatcaggccaatcacattgtgtctagagtcggtgggcggacTTAACATAAGGACGGCAGAGCCAGTTTTGCGTAAATTCCCtgctaattgaaaaaaaagaagatgtgtGCTGCTAGCGAACAGCGGTCTTTTGAATCGGCTTTGGCCGCAACTCTGGAAAAGTTGGGAGTTAAGCaactagcgttgctctggttggttatagcgctatcctattgcatgcagagggaatttgttaatcaaccgtttatcccgcccctcggattgagccctgccaatgggaagttcccagacccaacatcttgatatGGGTCAGGCTTGTCAGGCTACCGGAACACCACAATAACTAATAattaacaatacaatacaataataatacgATACAATAATTAATTGTTTCTCTCGAATCCCCACGACAAATTTTTCCTATAGGAGACAATTAAGGCTTATCTTATATTACCTACGTAAACCTTCTCTTTATGTGAAGAATAAAAATGGATGGCTTGACAGAATTGGCAAGAACATTTTAAGAGTCACTTTCACTAAAGCCATAATGAACCATGTTCCTAGATTTATCAACTGTAACCCCATCCCCCACCCCAAACAGTGCTTCTAAAAATGTGCAATCAGTAAAATATGCATCTTTAGAAACACGTTGTTGTACTGCAGGAAACTACTacaacaaatgcaattttttaagCAAATTCTATCTTGGGATATCATTTGCTAATTTCAAGCTTGAGAGATAAGACCAAGGCTGCATACTGCATCAGTGCTCATTATCTCTTCCTGTGTTGCTACATTTTTCACTGGCATGTAAACACATTCCCACTACTCCTACTACTGTCTGTATCAGATGAGGTTGTGCAACACTGTCAGCATGCTTATTActcaaaatgtgtaaaatgtggtGTTAATGAAAATGtggcaagtttaaaaaaatttaagaagCAGCAAGCGCACACATATTTCCATGCAACCATATTTACTTTTTGTGATTCTACTATTCAAGTTTCTAAACATCACAATAACCATAAACATGTATCCCATCACCCCTCAGTTTAATAGTACACTATGTATATGTCAGAAACTTACGCCTGAGGATGTTTCTCTGCTCCAGCTCCTCTGTGGTGGGTCTTTGGCTCAGGcgcctgaaaaaggaaaaaacgtTTTCACATACTTTTCTACAAAGAGCAGATAATATTTGATTTAAACATCACACTGTCtttagaaaaacaattaaaaaactcTCTTTTTAACACCCTTTTCTTCTTGTTAATCCAAAGGCTGTTTGCCACCAGCCTTTCTGCCTTATCTGGTAGAAAAGGTCAAACTAAACTTCAACACAGATTTTTACTGGCATCATTTGTACTAGTACACCGCCCACAACTACATCAAAACAGAATTAACAGTCTCTGTTATTACCCCACAGCTCCGCCAAATCTAATATGAAAACTCACACCCAGCTACATTTTCACAGCATGCTGAgcgtgtgtgattgtgagtgtgtACCTGACTAGTTTGGAGCCTATTTTCTGGCGAAGCTCATTTCTCTCCGTCTCAGAGCTCCGCGGCAGAATGTTTTTCTCTTCTAGCTCTCTCTTGCTGGGTCGGTTCCCCAGCTTGATATTTAGGGTGTCTCGTCGGCGGATCTTAATGGCCAGAGCGCCTGGAAGAGAGACCCGACAGGGAGAACTAGTCACAAGGTTCTTAGGGCTTTGAAACAACCTGAATGGACAATTAAGATGCAACCTCAGTAGTGGCAGCATGTTTACGTCCACTTACAATCCTGATTAGCCTTTAGCTAAAAATGTCAGCTGTGTAGGGGATTCTAGAGCCAGCAGGCTTAGCATTTACAATAATGACATCCTCAAAGTCACTATGGTCTGTTCTTAATGTTTCAATGCAGAACTGAACTGAACCCTAAATGATACTTAAGAACACTGGTCGGCCCGATTTATACCACAAACTGAAGGTGCACATGACTATGACTTGTTGGAATGCACAAATTGTGTGAAAGTAAAAGATGAACCTAATGAACTAGTGACTCAGTGTACTAAGAGCATGCATCCCCAcgtcaaatgtaaataaaaacctAGAGCTGCTCGTTAAATGCCATGTACAAAGTCATGCGGAGCTTCTATGAAATGTCAGTATGAGTTCTGTAGGTGACATTGGCGTTTTTCTATGGATCTCCATTATAGTGCGATGTGTTACAAAACAAATGCCATACTGGTTGTGTACTCGTCTtcctcctcgtcttcctcctcaTCGCGGTACAGGATTGGTCCGTCAGAGTCAGAGTCACTGGTTTGGCTGTCTCTCGGCCTATCAGGGATCACCGTCACCGTGACCTGGTCCGTGTTTACACTGAGGCCCTGTGGCCTTTCAGCGTGGCCTTCTGCAGACctgcaggaaaaaacaacaagacagTGTGAATATTTGTTGAAATAGGACAAATCCTGAGATCTGCGTTATTGCATACGATGAATTAAAATGAGAGATTTAGTGTCAATCATCATTTCAGCACTTGTGTGACTACAGTAAGACTACTGTGTAGATATGTAATTCACTCTAAAAGTATAAGAAACAACATGCAGGGAAGATAAAAATAAGGAATGTTTCATCAACTCTCATGTCCTTACTACATTTTTACCTGCAGCTGTTCTCCACAGCAGGCTCTGcttctcctttcttcttttcttgttCACATCCCTCCCCTACCGCTGTCCCCCGTTTCTCCCCATGTGAGCTGCTGTCCGTCCCTCCCTCTGTGAAAGAAGTGTCTTCTGTAGCAGTGTTGATATGGGAAGGCTGGACATTGGGTTCAGGAGCCATGCCCTTTTGGGGGTCCTCACTCACAGTAGAGGCATTGGGATCCGGTTTAGACTCTACAGCAGGTTGAGAAGCAGCCTGAGTTCCATCTGTCTGATTGCCTGAGGCTTTAAATGAGGCTGACTTGGTGTCTGAGGAAAGGGACGAGGATTTTAACTCCCCGGGCTGGCATGGAGTCTCTGCAGGGGCCTTTTGGGGTACGGAAGAAGAGACGGGAGTGTTTGATTTCCGGTTTCTCCTTGCATCGGTCCCCTCAGTTTGTGCTGCAGAGTCCTTAGATACACGAGAATGAGGGATGGAGGTGggagtgttttttgttgtgactCCTGTCTTCTTTGGATGGGAGGATTTGGCTGAGGAGAAGCAGGAGCAGGAGAAAGAGTGAAgggaaacattttaatttttctttcctCCAGGTACTCTTGTTTCCTCCCACGGAAGACATGCAGGTTACATTAACAAAAACTCAACTGTCTGCAGTAAAGTCCAGGTCAGGTCACTTTAAGGAAATTTTCTTTGCAGTCAAAATATATACACTGTTaatattttcttattattaaaAAGGTAGAAAAAAGGTGTTTGGGAAAATATCAGAAATGCTATTTTTTTATCTCAGCTGTCTGAAggggttgtctgtgtgtgtgattgacagAAGCCTGAAGGATTAGCTCCGGTCGGTGGTGAAACAAGAGAAATAGTTGATAAACTGCAGCAAACTTGTCATGGGCAGACAGCATGATGTTTAAAGTATAATTGAAGAGTAAGGACCACATATAAATCTAGTtatgaaactgaaaaaatataaaatataagtttctcctatgaaaaaaagtcctatAAAAAGGTCTGTAGAGTGTCTTTGTGTACACACTAATGAAACGACTTTTGGCCCACttccccaacaacaacaacaaaaatgcaaagaGCCCTTCAGGAAAGACTCCTTGATCATCACATGCAATATTCTGGCTGTGGTCTCTGTACTGCTTAGTTCCAACATGCTGTAAGTTAAAGaggtacacacaaacactggatGAAGGGTGATGATCATGCCATCAATCAAAACCACATGAGCTTGTCGGAGCTCAtttcatgacacacacacacacacacacaaaccactctcacactcacacacacacacaccacactcacactcaccaacaccacacacccacacacacacacacaccacacacacacacacacacacacacacacacacacacacacacacacacacaactgggcGTTTGTAAATCCATTTTACTTCTGCTTTCCCAGAAACAATCATCAGAAACTAAATCTTTTCTAATCAGGACAGGACACTATCAAGAGGCACAGTCAGGGGAATACTATTTTGTATCCACTTGACAGAAGCCTGACTTGACTAACGCTTCATTACATGAGAGATTGTAAATTATGCTGTCATTTATAGGTGCAGACAGCTTTATAGTGAATCTTCACACCCttcaaacattcaaaaataCAAGCATATTTTCCATGCAGAGAGGCACGCAGGCAAACTGACTTCAGTCCCAACTAGCTGAACTTACCAATCCCCCGACTAGTGTTGTTAGTGCTCCGCGGGTTAGCTTTAGCTTGAGTGGATGAGACTGTCTTGCCTGTGGTTTTAGCAGTCTTTTTATTCCCCGAAGCAGCGTCTTTGTGTTTGGTTGTGGCTGAAGTGCCACCCAAAGGTTTGGAAGAGGCGGGCAGAGTGGCACTTTGCTGTTTTTTAGCCTGAACGTCTCGGGGTCGCACCTGTTTTGCCCGGGCGAGGGATTTAGTATCGCACCTCTCTGAGTAGATAAGTGGAAGCAGGAAGGTATTTAGAGGTTAAAATAGGGATTGAAAGCAAGATAAAAGACACACTTCTGTGCAAACAGATGCACAAATGGACATGCAGACGAGCAAAGAAAGAGATGCTGAAAGATAAGAGGTGAATTGGACAGAGCTGTTGATAATGGGAGGCAATGTTTGATGAGAAGTAATGTTTGATCTGTTAGTCCTTTTATTTAGGAATGTatcaaatgaataatgtataagGCTGGGAATATGATTGAAAAAACACCCATTAATCTTCCCCTTCCTCCACTGTGAAGGCATGTGTGTTCAGCTACAGTATTTGTAGTGCTTGTTGCCTGTGCCTTTCTGATTATTGACAAATGAACAAACAAATGGCTCTGAGTTCAATGCTAACATGGTTGAGATGAGAACAGCACAACACTTAAGCAGCATCAGACAGAATAACAGTAGCCTGTCTCctgaggggagagggaggcaTTAGGAGATGGCTACTGCTCTGTTCAGACAGTGAATGTCTTCTACAGGCTGATATAATGGGAGTATCTATTTGAACACATTAGACCCTGCCAGAGATCCCACAGAGGATTTAACATCAGTCAGAAAACTGCTGCAGATACAAATGCATTCCATGGACACATGTATACCAATGTGGAAACAGAATAACTCCAtgttccagaaaaaaaaaaatctataaactTGGAGCATATAACCCGGTTTTATGCTTTAGGCgtaaaatattttcatgttcATTCTTGGGAAAACTGGAGAGAAACAGCCTCTttgtaactcttttttttttctttcctcatcCTCTGATTTTTccacttgtttttttccttctctgtaGGTACACCAACAAACATTGTGGCAATATCCATATCTCTGTGGTGGCTTTCACTTTGTATAATTAATGCTTAatccagggctgccaactctcacgcattggccgtgagacacacgcatttgactggtttcacacgctcacacgccacacccccgatttctcacgctgaagtgtcaacctggtcggtcaaatttctaaaagatgagtttatctatagatctacctgttgagccactcgtgatcgactagttgtgctttcagagactgtgtgtgtgtgtgggggggggggggtcaagagcgctccctgtctgtggaagtttcgaattgtcgcaaactgaaacatttttttcacgagccatcccaggtgcgtttccccggctttaggtatgagctctgagtattacagacccgtccgtcgcttcgtgtccactctctgtaacaatagaggtgagcagcgcggctggtggacccgctctgctgtgggggagcagtgacgcgttgcatccgtgtagtcctccgataacgCGCaacgtacagcctcctctaaactctgtcatagaccagagacccagatggtcctctgtgtctgtcagacggtctgaatgagatccaccatatcagcggagcaataacatgcacagcagactatattacaactctccaaatctcggacaacagagatgggaggagttatattttgaatgtgcataaagttgtaaatatgagcagaaatctgatgaaacacatctgagctatagcctactatatatactatactatacgat
This window of the Etheostoma spectabile isolate EspeVRDwgs_2016 chromosome 17, UIUC_Espe_1.0, whole genome shotgun sequence genome carries:
- the phactr2 gene encoding phosphatase and actin regulator 2 isoform X2; this translates as MGQTAVSAVSQPASVDGLEKSSSLASCDVVVDSAGNTQNAPASRQPRGKLSSLGKLFKPWKWRKKKTSDKFQDLSKVLERKISTRQTREELIKKGVLIPDQDETISSENLNGHATSSVSSEEVKVDIESPETALEEQATGPVNTEDKTERCDTKSLARAKQVRPRDVQAKKQQSATLPASSKPLGGTSATTKHKDAASGNKKTAKTTGKTVSSTQAKANPRSTNNTSRGIAKSSHPKKTGVTTKNTPTSIPHSRVSKDSAAQTEGTDARRNRKSNTPVSSSVPQKAPAETPCQPGELKSSSLSSDTKSASFKASGNQTDGTQAASQPAVESKPDPNASTVSEDPQKGMAPEPNVQPSHINTATEDTSFTEGGTDSSSHGEKRGTAVGEGCEQEKKKGEAEPAVENSCRSAEGHAERPQGLSVNTDQVTVTVIPDRPRDSQTSDSDSDGPILYRDEEEDEEEDEYTTSALAIKIRRRDTLNIKLGNRPSKRELEEKNILPRSSETERNELRQKIGSKLVRRLSQRPTTEELEQRNILRQKNETEEQEAKQEIKRRLSRKLSVRPTVAELVARRILRFNEYVEVTDAKDYDRRADKPWTRLTPADKAAIRKELNEFKSREMEVHEDSKQFTRFHRP
- the phactr2 gene encoding phosphatase and actin regulator 2 isoform X1, translated to MEEEEGDTHLQMKHFSLPWPHPRFRSHSDTSGFRSRMLFRLRGACSVDGLEKSSSLASCDVVVDSAGNTQNAPASRQPRGKLSSLGKLFKPWKWRKKKTSDKFQDLSKVLERKISTRQTREELIKKGVLIPDQDETISSENLNGHATSSVSSEEVKVDIESPETALEEQATGPVNTEDKTERCDTKSLARAKQVRPRDVQAKKQQSATLPASSKPLGGTSATTKHKDAASGNKKTAKTTGKTVSSTQAKANPRSTNNTSRGIAKSSHPKKTGVTTKNTPTSIPHSRVSKDSAAQTEGTDARRNRKSNTPVSSSVPQKAPAETPCQPGELKSSSLSSDTKSASFKASGNQTDGTQAASQPAVESKPDPNASTVSEDPQKGMAPEPNVQPSHINTATEDTSFTEGGTDSSSHGEKRGTAVGEGCEQEKKKGEAEPAVENSCRSAEGHAERPQGLSVNTDQVTVTVIPDRPRDSQTSDSDSDGPILYRDEEEDEEEDEYTTSALAIKIRRRDTLNIKLGNRPSKRELEEKNILPRSSETERNELRQKIGSKLVRRLSQRPTTEELEQRNILRQKNETEEQEAKQEIKRRLSRKLSVRPTVAELVARRILRFNEYVEVTDAKDYDRRADKPWTRLTPADKAAIRKELNEFKSREMEVHEDSKQFTRFHRP
- the phactr2 gene encoding phosphatase and actin regulator 2 isoform X3, with product MEHDVDGLEKSSSLASCDVVVDSAGNTQNAPASRQPRGKLSSLGKLFKPWKWRKKKTSDKFQDLSKVLERKISTRQTREELIKKGVLIPDQDETISSENLNGHATSSVSSEEVKVDIESPETALEEQATGPVNTEDKTERCDTKSLARAKQVRPRDVQAKKQQSATLPASSKPLGGTSATTKHKDAASGNKKTAKTTGKTVSSTQAKANPRSTNNTSRGIAKSSHPKKTGVTTKNTPTSIPHSRVSKDSAAQTEGTDARRNRKSNTPVSSSVPQKAPAETPCQPGELKSSSLSSDTKSASFKASGNQTDGTQAASQPAVESKPDPNASTVSEDPQKGMAPEPNVQPSHINTATEDTSFTEGGTDSSSHGEKRGTAVGEGCEQEKKKGEAEPAVENSCRSAEGHAERPQGLSVNTDQVTVTVIPDRPRDSQTSDSDSDGPILYRDEEEDEEEDEYTTSALAIKIRRRDTLNIKLGNRPSKRELEEKNILPRSSETERNELRQKIGSKLVRRLSQRPTTEELEQRNILRQKNETEEQEAKQEIKRRLSRKLSVRPTVAELVARRILRFNEYVEVTDAKDYDRRADKPWTRLTPADKAAIRKELNEFKSREMEVHEDSKQFTRFHRP
- the phactr2 gene encoding phosphatase and actin regulator 2 isoform X4 yields the protein MEEEEGDTHLQMKHFSLPWPHPRFRSHSDTSGFRSRMLFRLRGACSVDGLEKSSSLASCDVVVDSAGNTQNAPASRQPRGKLSSLGKLFKPWKWRKKKTSDKFQDLSKVLERKISTRQTREELIKKGVLIPDQDETISSENLNGHATSSVSSEEVKVDIESPETALEEQATGPVNTEDKTAKSSHPKKTGVTTKNTPTSIPHSRVSKDSAAQTEGTDARRNRKSNTPVSSSVPQKAPAETPCQPGELKSSSLSSDTKSASFKASGNQTDGTQAASQPAVESKPDPNASTVSEDPQKGMAPEPNVQPSHINTATEDTSFTEGGTDSSSHGEKRGTAVGEGCEQEKKKGEAEPAVENSCRSAEGHAERPQGLSVNTDQVTVTVIPDRPRDSQTSDSDSDGPILYRDEEEDEEEDEYTTSALAIKIRRRDTLNIKLGNRPSKRELEEKNILPRSSETERNELRQKIGSKLVRRLSQRPTTEELEQRNILRQKNETEEQEAKQEIKRRLSRKLSVRPTVAELVARRILRFNEYVEVTDAKDYDRRADKPWTRLTPADKAAIRKELNEFKSREMEVHEDSKQFTRFHRP